Within the Nitrososphaerota archaeon genome, the region ACAAGAACTTCGACCCCAAGGCGGCCCTTCCCCCGAACACAGATGCCCTGGCCCAGGATCTCGAGATCGACATAGTGTGCAACGTGATGGCCCGGGGCGATGCGCTCCTCTTCGACATCGCAAAGAATGCCCTTCTCCTCGGGCTGGACAGCCCCGAAATGATCACCTATCGACAGCACGTCCTGAATGACTGCATCGAACATCCCGAGGTGGTAAGGGGGATGTACAGGCTCGCCGTCGAGGCGATTGAGGGGAGGAATAAGATCTGGGGTTGGCATTTCGACTATCCGGACTCTGTCCTCCGCAGCTCCGTCGAGACGCTCGACCTGTTCTTCGATATCCTGAAGGAACTCAGGCGGACAGCAGATTCGTACGGGGGGCGGTTTAGGTCCGAGGGCTTCGTCCGCCTCTTCGCGATGGTCGAACACGAGCTGGACGACACGTACCTCATGAAGATCAAGGAACACCTGGGGGAGCTGAAATTTCCAGAAGGGGAGCGGATGAGCGCCCAGCTTGGAAAAGGGCTCAAGGGGGAGGGCTACGTGCTCCGTCGGTTCCCCATCAGGAAGCAGAGCTTCGCTGACCGCATCCTTCGAAGGAAGTCCAAGTTCAGCTTCGAGGTCGCGCCTGAGGACGAGAGCGGCCACCGGGCGCTTTCAGACATACGTGACAACGGGATCCGGATGGTGGCCAGGGCCCTCAGGGAGTCCACCGACCACATGCTCGGCTTCTTCACGGCTCTCAGGACCGAACTGGCGTTCTACCTCGGCTGCCTCAATCTGCGGGAG harbors:
- a CDS encoding DNA mismatch repair protein MutS; translated protein: MKVLLMYRDKNFDPKAALPPNTDALAQDLEIDIVCNVMARGDALLFDIAKNALLLGLDSPEMITYRQHVLNDCIEHPEVVRGMYRLAVEAIEGRNKIWGWHFDYPDSVLRSSVETLDLFFDILKELRRTADSYGGRFRSEGFVRLFAMVEHELDDTYLMKIKEHLGELKFPEGERMSAQLGKGLKGEGYVLRRFPIRKQSFADRILRRKSKFSFEVAPEDESGHRALSDIRDNGIRMVARALRESTDHMLGFFTALRTELAFYLGCLNLRETLLNKGEPTCFPVPSATNGFALSARGLYDVCLTLKLDQRVVGNDLKADGKSLLVITGANQGGKSTFLRGLGLAYLMTQAGMFAPAEQFSVGVSSGLFTHYKREEDVTMKSGKFDEELGRMSKIVDHVGPGSVLLCNESFASTNEREGSEIGEEVIRALLDSGIRVFLVTHLFELANRFRSQDAVEHLFLRAERRPDGQRTFRIVEGGPLPTSYGQDLYRQIFEAAQEAVEVQPPSARP